gtattgccccccaatagacgaccatcagccatgtattgccccccaatagacgtatattaCCCTAATAGTCTATGtcaaatagacgtctattgtctcctaatagacgtctattgtcccccaatagatgtctatcagccatgtattgcccaccaataggcgtctattgccccccaatagatgtctatcagacatgtattgccctccaataggcgtctattgccccccaatagaactgtCAGTAGCTGAAATGGGAACTaatattcctaaaattagacaaataaaactttgattaaagaaaaaaacaaagagatcatattaatttaaaaatgcatattgccccccaatagatgtctactgccccaatagacattcaaaaaaaatttccctttctctctgccccattacttaaaaaaaaaaaaaaaaaaaaacggaagaGAAAAATTGATCTGGCCACCCAGAGAAATACTCTGGGCACCAAATCGaagcaaaaacccagaaatccggCCAGACATCACCGGTGGCCGTGCTTGCTGCTCTCTCCAATCCTCGAAATGCTAGCAAAATCCTCCTCAGTGAAAACGGCGTCGTTATAGGGGAAGGTCGATCAATCCGGTTTTCTCCTCATCCACGATTGCCAACGATCGTGCAATCGAGGCTGCAAATGGAGATGTGGTCCTCATCAATCCTAGCCAAAGATGATCAGATCGGCTTTCTCCTCGTTGGCTGAGCGGTTGAAGTGTTAATCGGAGTTGGAGGCCGAGTTGTTGAGGTTGATGACGATGGCAGCTGAGCGGTCGAGTTCAGAATCGGAATCGTTTGACGGCGACTGCAGACATGCTCGACGACGGTGAGAGAGAGTTGGTGACGACGCCGTGGTAGGCAGCCCGACTCTGGTAGTAGGCGGAGTTGGCGTCGTGGTTTTGCAGGgcggggagagggagagagagagagagagagagagagaaaacgcaGATcggagaatgagagagagaatcggtgtccggggggagagagagagagtgtacaGAGTGGCGTagttgtaattctttaattgggtggagggtaaaatagtcatttggtgttaaattgtgtatgtgggaacaaaaatctgttactggggtaagtgggataagttttgcttattttggtgctttgggtcaaggacccttttttttattaagtTGGCTAGATTACCTCAAATGCCAAACTTGGATTAAGAAACAGTGGTCTACAGTATAGGATTTAATATTGATTATGACAATTACATATAGAGTAATTTTTGTATGTTATATTACTAGGCCACCAATCTTCTTTTAAGGATGCCGCACTAACATGAATATCTTTTTGTTGAGGGAAgagggaaaaataaataaataaacataaacTTAATGCCATACCAACATGAATATCTTTTTGTTGTATCCATCCCAAGACCACTTACGAAATCAACAATGTCAGTATTACAAGAAAACAACCATGTACACAAGCATCTCTGCCACTTACAACCTATTATAGCCATAATGTGACAAAAGTGACTAATAAAAACAAACCACTAGGTTATAACACATTCAGCCACACTAGAGGATTATAAATTACAATCAAGGCTCACACCAGCCCACCGTTATAGCAGAAAATTACATATTTAGCAATAAgtaacttttaatttttttcattagaaACATTGAGCATCTAGGATCATTTTTTAAAGTAATTTGAAATACATGTAACCCTTTGGAAAGTCTTTCACTTTAATATTCAACAAATATCATATAGGGTTGCATATTTCAGGTTCAACACTTACTCAGCAACTCCCTGTTCATTATACGAGAGGATCCAATGGGCAAGTTGTCTTGGCTTGCTCCAAAAACTAAGAAAAGCAAAGGGGCATTTCAATACTTGTATAGTAATgcaataaaaaaattttaaaaatagttGTAGCGTCAATAGCTGTCAGAAGAGGCAATCAAATGTCCGAACTACGAAGTAAGGCCCCGTTTGGAAACAgaattttgatttggatttgaatttcaaatcttATGTATTTAAAATCTGCAGAATTGAAATATGTGTATTCTAAATTTTGCTGTTTGGATTAAAAAAAGATATATAGAGATTTAAAATTGAAGATTTAGATTTTGTAATATTAGAACAGCATCCATCTCAACCAAATCAACCATCAAAGGCTTCAGAGCAATCTGAAACTTGACTCGGAGGGGATGAAGTCAGCGGCGGAGAGCTCAGCCACCATTGCCGGCGTCAATGAGTCGTCATCTTAGGACGATGACATCCTAAGGACGCGTCGCCGGACGAACAAGAATTCTCAAAGAGTTGAAAGCTCATTGGGAGGCTAGGCTTTAAGTCCTATGTATCCAAATACGATATCATCAATTTATTGATCCTACTTACATGTTATATATTACTTTAATAGATCAAGTGTTAGTTTTTCGGAATATTAAAATTTCAGAACCGAGAGCTATTGTATTAATTACTTTTTGCAATGAAGTACTCCAATAACTACAAAATACTTTCACATCATAATATCATAGAATATCCAAATCCCAACCCTACCAATCTTTTCTTGCTTCTCTTCGACGgctttttattcttctctttctttttagtAGGATTTGGAATATCCAGATTGTGGTATAGTGACACCTTCATCTTCAGTTTAGGATTTTTGCCTATCTGTTAATAACACCACCATTACCAACTCGTCTAAGAATTCTTCAGTTTTAATACtattttaaaaattaatgtAGGAAGACAATTTTGTCTTTGAAAATAAAGTCGCATGCGTCACAGGTTTTATTTTAACGGTGAACTGATGGAAGTTTACGAAATACTGAGTATCATCCTGAAAGTCACACGAGCCTTCAGAACCTTTGGTTAAAAAAACACCCTTCTATACAGGTAGTAAAAAGTAAATTTACTTTTTGGCCTTCGCCATATAAAAGACACTGTGTTTGCTTGAACTATTGTGGCGAGGGAGAGAGGCAGATGGGGAAGCCCTCTCTCTCACTTGGATTGACACtactcttctccttctctctcacaGCTTCCTACTCCTTCacaccctcttcttctttcccaaCTTCTCTCAAACAATCTTCACCATCTCCCAAAGCCACCCCTTCAGACCTTCTCTCTCTGCTGGGCCCCAAATCCCAGTCTTCATCCATTGATCCCCTCCTGGCCCAAGAACTCACTTCCTGCTTCAAGTTCCTCGTACCCTTTAGGCCCAACGCCAAGAAACTGGTCCCGGAGAAGTTTTCCGGTAGAAAATTCTTGAGGTTCGAGCAAAAGGGTCAacgagaagaggaggaggatgtGCTTGTTTGGTGGCCCCCTCAGCCGGTTTTGGAGCTGGCCCGCCTTGCCGTTGACTCCGGCGGAGACCCGGCTGCTATTCAACGGGCTTTGGATCCGACTATGATCACTGTCAGTCTCTTATTCTATCTTTTCTTCTATTAATTTCGCATGTCTTTGTGTGCATGTAGTTTCGAACTGTGCTGTTTTTCTAGTCCTAAGGTTTCACAGGCAAATACCCTTTATTAATTCATAGCAAAAGCAGTAATTGGAGTTGAAGTTTCGATTTTTAATAATGAAATGAATAGCTTGGTTGATATAGGAAAGGTATGTTTGTGAGGAGGAAGGAGGAAGGAGCCAAGTATTGTCTTTTGTAGTGATTGATTATTACTACTTAATGCCCTGAAAGTATTATGCACAAATTGGGTTTATAAGATAATGATACACTCTAAATACTAATAAAGAACCTAACTTTGGGGTCACTGCTGCTTGGAAACCTGGATAATAAGTGAGTTCCAAGCACCTTGTTGACTTGTTCACCTTACGCCAGAGCTGGTTATGTCGATTGCTTAGCTAGTTTGatatgaattggtccctgtctAGTTGAGCCGCTGTGAATTATGCTGAAAATTGTACCTTGGTGTTGCATCATTCTGATAAATTGGTGTTGTTGTGAATGACTGCTTTGAAATTCCTTTTTCCTTGCAACACCACtgaatatattttctgattCGGTCCTCATTGCCTACCCATTTTGGCATTTTGATTACACACAAGTGGGAGAACTGATGTGGCCTGTTTTGGAAATATAACCTGGCATGTTATTATATGCACTTGTATTAATGGTGTTCCAGCTACATGGTGACATCGCATACGATTTATATGAATTAAATGTAATATCTGGTTTGTTATACTATCAGTACCGCAGTTGTAACTGGATGATGTTTATTCTAGTGATGTATTAGGTACCTGATGTTGAAGGATCTGAAGAGAACCGATGTCAGCTTACCAGAACTCCATATGGGAGACATTTCATAAGTGAGGTCTGTATCAAAGCAGTGAAACTTTGTTTTCGTGTTATTCCAGGCATGGGATGAATTCTCTTTTGATTGATCCAGTGCTCTTTTCTCGTACTGCAGGAGTTGAATTCATATATTGGATTTTTATTTGAACTTATTCTTGCCCGCGGTCCCACTGTTGGGTTGAATGTGTCGTTGAATCGCTATGATTTGTTCCATGGCCACCTATTTCTTGCCTTAGACACTGGAAGACTTGGTATATTGTAAGTTGGTATTTCTCTCACTAcatcttgaaattttttttgtacCATATGGTAGGCTGTGCATGTATGATACGAAATTGAACAACAAACAGTTTTTACCTGTCATTTCTTCTGTTAAGAACATATGTTTCTATGTTTGGCAGGTTTCATGCGAAAGAATACCCTGCATATGATAAAGAATTATTTCCATACAACATGGGTTTCTGTCAAAGAGGTAGAGTTCCAGATAACATTTTATATATTAGTAGGATCTATTTGAATCTATTTTactttttgttcaaggtttACAAATAGTAGGTGTTCTGTTTTCAGTAATGGCTTAAAAAAGATTAATGAAGAAAGAAGCTAAAGTGAGATTTTCCTTGCTATAACCATTCCTTAGTTCCTCAAATTTTTGGATTAAGCATATCAAGCAATTACAATACGTCAGAAAATATGGTAAACGCCTTGTAATGAAACGTTTGTACATCTTTTGTTCTAATATCACCTCTTTTAGGGTCTAATGTGACGTATGATGACTCAATGAACCTGCGAAATATCCTCTGGCTAGCTCCATTGCCAAGCAATTCAGCCAAAGGTTGGGAAGCACCAGGTACCTCTCCCTTACAATTAGAATCTATAGGAAGTTGGAATGTCTTTCTGAACCAATAAAAAGTTTCAGTCTTTATGGGAGTTGTAAGTTACCGACAGACCATGTCACCTGTATATTAGTCCCCTATGAGCAGCATATTCAGTTTAATATCTGAAAGAAATGTGGAGGTCTGGGTTTGCATTTGTATGGGATGCATTAGCAACCAGAATACTACAATGTATCACATGAATAAAGCACATTTGTTTTTCTGTCGGATCAGATTTCTCTCGTCTGTTTCTTACCGCCAAAGTATTTGATTGAGATATGCACTGGTGATTTATCAAAATGAAGCACAGGGTCCTTTCTTTTGCAGTAAAATTTATGTAATTGGAAATTTTCAGGTGTCCTGGTGGTGCTCGATGCCCGTCCAGATGGAATCATATATAGAGATCTCATACCCGAATATGTAAATTTTGCAAGGACTATATATGAAGGTGTGTACTTCCATTGATCATTTTCAATCTCACTTGGTATTGGGAAGTTTGAACATATCTTATTCCATGTCTTTTCCAAATATAAGTTCCAGAAGGTTAAGAAAATACAAATTGTCATTGTGCTGCCAGACGATCTTGGGGAGGTTGCAGTTGATGTCAACTATTTGGCTGTGGGAAATCCAGAGCCGAGGTTTCAACTTTTTATTTGCTGATGCTCAGTCCGAAGTAGCCATATGTATATACATCTAGATCTCTGCTCTGTCATGTCGTTTATATTTCTGCAACTTTTCCTGATCGTTTCCTTTTCATCCCGAGCGGACGCGATCAGCTTCTAATTTCTTTGGTGGCCAGTTGCAGATTATGTATTGTGGTCGCGGATCAACCTGAAATGAGATATTTGCCAGAATTAAgttggaaacttggaattatGAAAGCGAGGTGATTCCTTTGGTATGATTGCAGAAGGTGAGAGATCATTCGTTTCGGTTTTACTGGTGGCAGATTGCATGTCAAGAGTCTTGGTGCGTTTGGCTCTGCTACTTCCTAGGTGTGGAGCTCAGCCTATTCATTGATGTAACTGAATTGAATGTCGCTAAACATTGTATCTTCCCATAATGTAATAAAAATGTGATGGGGTATACAAAGCAGAGCTAAGATTAAGCATGTCTACTACAAGGGACACAAACAATCAATTTGGGTACCACTTTTAACTAACTTGATTATATGATAGCCATTCCATTTGCTGCATTGAACCCTGAATTCATTGCTTTTGGTTACTAGCTTGTTAATAATCCCTAGAGACTTTTTCGCTTGCTGCTAAGCCAAAAAAGTTCCTACAAAGTTAAATATCATCAAATCAAGGCTTAAACTGAAATTGGCTGATAATTAATGGTTCAGTTCATGAAAAATAAGTGTTAATTATCTAAAAAGAAAAGTTGACCCGGATCATTGTAAAGTCCGccaattttttaattatatggTGCAatgtttttgtgtgtgtgtgtgtgtgtttgtgagAAACCATGTAGTCAAGACTCAAAATGATAAAATTGAGCAATTATTTTCCCATCAGACCGTCTAAATGCGCTCTCGTCCCTTGTAAATGAGGAGGTGTGATATTTCTTTacatttattttgattttcaataaaattcaaaaaaaaaacatgttgcTAACCCTGAAATTATTTTATGTAACCTCCAATCAATTTTACAGACTCCAATAAACACTCTATGAccctctacaaattttcaaaaaaaaaaaaaaaaaatcaattttgaaCTTGTGTGCTTCAGTCAAAGATAAATCGAAgtattcataaaaaaaaacctaaccATTCCGGTCGGGTTCGGGTTTGGGTTTCCCCGCGGGAATGACAGTATTAAAAACAAATATGCAGCACAATTCCGACTTCTTCCCAGTTTTGCAGCTCCGGCCAATTTGGCAGCCACAAATTGACTTCCATCATTTTCTAATCGGAATCAACAGATTGCTTCGCCGGAAAGGCTCGAATTTCAATCAAGGTGATCAGGGCGGATCCAGCCCTTGCTGGGTAGGGCTCAAGCCCCACCGGGATTTTtaggcccaaaaaaaaaattaggttttttttttttttggactagtCCTCTCCAGCTCTCCACCGCTGAACTCGCCAACTCGATTGGAGACTTGGAGCTCTCCCGACTCGGCAAACCTGCAAGAGTGCAAGGCTAGAACCAGCAACCCATCTCCGCCTCCAGGTATctcaccatctctctctctctctctctccgtcttctcctcctcctctgcgACGGCCGACGGCTCCTCCAGTACTCCTCTTGATCTGTAAATAATCGATTTCTAATCTTGTATTCTTGTAAATAATCAATTTCCAATCAGTAAATAATCGATTTCCATTTGTGTTCTTGTGGGTTTTTAACTAAGGTAATGCCGTAATGGTAtggttgaaaacttgaaatggGTAATGGTTTCGATTTCTGATTTGCATTTGATGTTGATGGCATAATTGCAGACAGTCAAAAGACTCAAAATGATATAATTGCAATTAGGATTTAATGCTGTTTGCATTTAGGATAGGATGCTTGTGTTTTGCTGTGAATGTGATAGCATGTTTGTGTTTTAAGCGTCCAAATGACCAAATTATAAACTCTAGTTGTTCTATTTCTCAAACAGGAATTTGATTGCTTCTTTGACTCAGAATGCATATTCAAAACCGGCCAGCTCAAAAAGAAGTTGGCCAAAAATCTAGATAGTTTTTACTTCAGTTTGTTCACCATTACATTTTCTAAAAtgatacctttttttttcccctctcaAATTGATCTTTTCCTGTACATTAATCTCCAGAGGAACAAAATCACCAACCCGAAGTTTATCTTCACTTCTTTTTAAGTCTTTCTCTGTAATCTTTTACTTGCATAAAGCAATCATGTAGCTGCAGATAATAAAACAACATGCATTAACTTTAGGCAATGTTCCAGAGAGTTTACTATCTAGCAATCTGATCGAAAACACCTTGGACAACTGCATCTTCTGGTGTGAAGTGTTCTTGTTTGCATTTACTAATGCATCCTCCAGCTTCTGTCCTAGTGAGACTAAATTATACCTTTGGTTTTACGTCATATTAGGTCTAGGCATCCAAATGACCAAATTATAAAGTGTagttgtttatttgattaaATTGGTTTTGCACAGGTTGTTAAATTGGTTCTGTTACATTTGATTAAATTGGGGGTTTAGATTGTCCACCATAATCTTTTTTTCTCCCTTCGTTAAGAAGTTCAAGCCCCACCAAGGTTGTAATCCTGGATCCGCCTGATTAGTAATTCACTGtactcttttctcttcctcaaTTTTCtcagcaaaccaatcctataaGATACGACTGTATTTCAACTGGTTGAAGTTACATCTACTTAGTTCTATGCAGTTTACTTGTAGTGATGATCATCATTGCAGTCTACCCATGTCCCCAATTTGGGGATTCAGGGCTATTTTGCTATATGCTtcaagggtttagggtttatcaTCCTCTGCAGTCCTTACAAATTTGGATTGACTAATGGGAGAAACCAGTGGGTCTTTTGTTAAATTGTATCAAGTTTCAAGCTTTTCTGATTATCTATTTCAAACCACTAGATTCGATATGAATTTAATTTCGATATGTGTAGACTAGTGCTCAATACAGatcttagttttgtttttttgtttttgtagcaCTCGTTGATGATAAGTGGTATTAAGCACTGATGCATTTGATTGTCTCCTATTACTCATAATTGTAATGGAGTTTCGAAACTTTTTGGTTACCATCAAATTGGGTATTATATTTTGGGTGTCTTATTTACTGGTGTTTCTTGCATTGCTTGCAGTCTGCAACTTCAAAGTTGGGCTATCCCTAAGGGGCACTAGTTTACAGAAATGGGCAGCGAGGAGCCAAGAGACCCATTGCAAGGGGTCGATTGGAAAGCTGTTGGTAATGACATGCAGAGGAATCCTGGTGATAAACCAGGAATAAAGAAGCGGCTTCCCAAGAAGATTCGGCAGATTCCAGAGTGCTATTTTCTTCCTCGAAGATCCCGGTTGTATAACTTTACATTTGTTGGAGCATGTATTGCTGGTGGAATTGGTGCAGGGATGCTGGTGGAGATGTGGATAAACAAGAAAGTTAGAGGTACGCCTTTTGGTTTCCATGTTCGTTTTCTTTCCTTATGGTAGGATTTACCCTGTTGTTTTTTGTGTATTGATTACAATTTCTGACCCGTTCGAGACAACTATAATCTCTGTCTTTGCACGTTTAGTGTTTTTGGTTAGTATGCAATGCTAACATTAGATACTGCATCTCTTTGAGCTGTTTTCGACGTGGGAAATCATGCACCTTGGGGTTTCATGGTTTAAATTGCATATCCAACCCATTAAGAGTTTTTGTAAGGAGAtgtgaaatgaagaaatgatcAGATTTCTGATGTAATGCTTACTAACCAAAAACGCTAAAGGAGATGTGAAAGTATGCATTTGCTTTTGTATTTGATGAGAGATGGTTTCTTAACAAAAGATGAATCTCTTTTGACCTCTGAAAGCAGTGTTTCGCTAAAGTAGTGGGAACTTTTGTAAGCATTCTAAGATGTAGTCTGGTTGTTGTAAAACGGCCtgtattttttctgattttttgaaGTATCCTCTTTTGGTTTTTCATATGTACATTTGGAATAGATCTTATGCTAATGTATTTCTGCTTTGCTGTTGCAGAGGATGGAGGCGTATTATGGGAGTTTGACAAATAAAGCCCAGATAGAGTTGTGAATGTATCGGCATTAGATTTGAAACTTTATTAATGAGGCATAGGCTGCAAAGACAACTGCATTTGGTTTCTAAGCTAATGTTTGGTATTGGCATTTTTGTATAAGCAGAAATTGTCTCTTTTGTTTCAGCCCTTATTATTTAGTGTACAAGAACTGCCACAGAAGTTGTCTTGATTGTTCTTCATACCCATTTTCATTGTGCAAAGAAAGCATGTGGAAGAATAATAATGGTGTTGCCTCTTCCACCTCAATCTCATTCTCTCTGAGTCTATGCCGTCTGATTGTTGCAGTCATCAATATTTGTTTCTAGATTGCAGCACTAAGATTCAGAACTTTCATGTTTATGATAATCTTTATGTCTGGATAAGTATTGCATGTTCAAGGGATTTGATGATCATTATCCATGATTTCGATCTGTGATCGTGAGTCtcatataaaggaaaaaaaaatgtgaacaGAAAATTTCACGTTCGATCTAAGTGTTCACAAAAACAATTTAGACAATTAGAATTATCGGAAATATGAATCGACACAACTGACTTATATTTCGAATAGTTAGTTGCTCATTGAAGTTTCAAGTTCGAATCATTCTTTGTGAAATTGAGTGAACAAAAGAGTAACTTTTCCGAGGGTAAATAGGAATTTTGGGGAgcaagtaaaagtaaaacagCCAACCCAAAATAGATAACTAACCAAAACCAtactttgatcaaagaaaaaagaaaaaagaaaaaaaaaaccatttacTTGCTCACTACGCACGAAGACTAAACCGTTCCCTCACACAAAAGAAGCTTTGCCGCACACCCTttcttctctgtctctctctacaCTCGCGCTTagctattctctctctctccatcatttccttctttattttctgccctctgattctctctctctctccgtttGTTCGTATTGATCCTACGGCGTCGTTTTGATGGCTGCTGCGAGGGTTGAGCGCGGAGATCTATGGAAGAGCAATGCCCTCTCCGTACAACGCCGGCTCAGGGAGCGGTTCAGAGTCGAGGTGGACCGCCGGTTCAGGCACCACCCGGTTTTCGCTGACGGTTACTTCGCCTCCACAGTGCAGCGTTGGCTCCAGCGGTTCCGTGATTTCAAGAGGGACTCTCTTCCGTCCTCCACCGTCTTCTATCGCAAACGAGGTCGGTGCTTCgctcacttgtttttgttttcgttgAGATTTTGGGTAGTGCTTGAAATTTGAttcatttgtttctttgtttacttGTTGCAATTTGATATGATCATGATCGGTGAAGTTAGTTTAGGTTGTGAAGGAAATTCGAATGTGAGTTTTGATCAGGAAATCTTGCACATTGATATAATCCACTCTCTGCTGGAGTCCTAGTTTTAAAAATCAGGTAGATGGAGTGAGAGGCTGCGCCTAATTATATTTGAAGCTTGTGTAAAGTTCAATTTTTCGGATTAGGGACACGGTTGGGTTCTTATTAGCTTGCATTCTGTGAGTTCCTAATGTTACAATGCACatgatgaaatgaaaatctATGGGCTTGAAGATCTTTTCAGTAATACTTGTTCATTGTTCTGTTTGTGCTTTCTATAACATGTACAATGTGACAACGTGTTCTGCAAATGTTGCGTTTGCATAAGAACCATGATTAAAGGGTAATTGTTTTTCGGTGGGTGTAGTGGGCAA
Above is a genomic segment from Rosa chinensis cultivar Old Blush chromosome 3, RchiOBHm-V2, whole genome shotgun sequence containing:
- the LOC112195284 gene encoding uncharacterized protein LOC112195284 isoform X1 — translated: MGKPSLSLGLTLLFSFSLTASYSFTPSSSFPTSLKQSSPSPKATPSDLLSLLGPKSQSSSIDPLLAQELTSCFKFLVPFRPNAKKLVPEKFSGRKFLRFEQKGQREEEEDVLVWWPPQPVLELARLAVDSGGDPAAIQRALDPTMITVPDVEGSEENRCQLTRTPYGRHFISEELNSYIGFLFELILARGPTVGLNVSLNRYDLFHGHLFLALDTGRLGILFHAKEYPAYDKELFPYNMGFCQRGSNVTYDDSMNLRNILWLAPLPSNSAKGWEAPGVLVVLDARPDGIIYRDLIPEYVNFARTIYEDDLGEVAVDVNYLAVGNPEPRFQLFIC
- the LOC112195284 gene encoding uncharacterized protein LOC112195284 isoform X2 translates to MGKPSLSLGLTLLFSFSLTASYSFTPSSSFPTSLKQSSPSPKATPSDLLSLLGPKSQSSSIDPLLAQELTSCFKFLVPFRPNAKKLVPEKFSGRKFLRFEQKGQREEEEDVLVWWPPQPVLELARLAVDSGGDPAAIQRALDPTMITVPDVEGSEENRCQLTRTPYGRHFISEELNSYIGFLFELILARGPTVGLNVSLNRYDLFHGHLFLALDTGRLGILFHAKEYPAYDKELFPYNMGFCQRGSNVTYDDSMNLRNILWLAPLPSNSAKGWEAPGVLVVLDARPDGIIYRDLIPEYVNFARTIYEVADYVLWSRINLK
- the LOC112195284 gene encoding uncharacterized protein LOC112195284 isoform X3; amino-acid sequence: MGKPSLSLGLTLLFSFSLTASYSFTPSSSFPTSLKQSSPSPKATPSDLLSLLGPKSQSSSIDPLLAQELTSCFKFLVPFRPNAKKLVPEKFSGRKFLRFEQKGQREEEEDVLVWWPPQPVLELARLAVDSGGDPAAIQRALDPTMITVPDVEGSEENRCQLTRTPYGRHFISEELNSYIGFLFELILARGPTVGLNVSLNRYDLFHGHLFLALDTGRLGILFHAKEYPAYDKELFPYNMGFCQRGSNVTYDDSMNLRNILWLAPLPSNSAKGWEAPGVLVVLDARPDGIIYRDLIPEYVNFARTIYEDYVLWSRINLK
- the LOC112193390 gene encoding uncharacterized protein LOC112193390, with product MGSEEPRDPLQGVDWKAVGNDMQRNPGDKPGIKKRLPKKIRQIPECYFLPRRSRLYNFTFVGACIAGGIGAGMLVEMWINKKVREDGGVLWEFDK